A stretch of Roseibium porphyridii DNA encodes these proteins:
- a CDS encoding invasion associated locus B family protein, protein MSTFLTQSLAARKTGRSKLSIAKFAAIAGILFSAVSHATLPAAAQGEVRSAHGDWQMRCDTPPGSTGEQCALIQNVTAADRENVGLSVIILKTADKQARILRVLAPLGVLLPSGLGLRVDNADIGRAGFVRCLPNGCIAEVILEEDLLTKLQGGGQATFIIFQTPEEGIGIPISLNGFSAGFDALP, encoded by the coding sequence TTGTCAACCTTTTTGACGCAGTCCCTGGCTGCCCGCAAGACCGGACGCTCCAAACTGTCGATTGCCAAGTTTGCCGCCATTGCCGGAATTCTTTTCAGCGCCGTTTCACACGCAACGTTGCCCGCCGCGGCTCAAGGCGAGGTGCGCTCTGCGCATGGCGATTGGCAAATGCGCTGCGATACGCCTCCCGGCTCGACCGGAGAACAATGCGCCCTGATCCAGAATGTGACGGCAGCAGACCGCGAGAATGTCGGTCTTTCGGTGATAATCCTCAAAACCGCCGACAAACAGGCACGTATCCTGCGTGTCCTGGCGCCGCTTGGAGTGCTTTTGCCCTCAGGCCTCGGTCTGCGGGTCGACAATGCCGATATCGGGCGTGCGGGGTTTGTCCGCTGTCTGCCGAACGGCTGTATTGCTGAAGTCATTTTGGAAGAAGACCTGCTGACCAAACTGCAAGGGGGTGGACAGGCCACGTTCATCATTTTCCAGACACCGGAGGAAGGGATCGGTATCCCGATTTCGCTGAACGGTTTCTCAGCCGGGTTTGACGCTCTGCCCTAG
- a CDS encoding monovalent cation:proton antiporter-2 (CPA2) family protein — translation MASEAAPPFFAESIVFLAATVVAVPIAKRLGLGSVVGYLAAGAAIGPHGLQLLGSGEDVLHVAELGVVLLLFVIGLELDPQKLWRMKRDIFGLGSAQVMLTGLTLLGVGLISGVSFSTSLVAGFGLALSSTAFALQILQERGQLSSSYGQRAFGILLMQDIAIVPLLAMVAILAPGEGPSTAAQIFREIILVLAAVAAVILTGRYLISPIFLFLAASRAREVMLTAALLVALGSAGIMHTVGLSMALGAFLAGVLLAESSFRHTLEADIEPFRSLLMGLFFVAVGMSLDVYLVMENWVILAVGVLLVMGIKGLFLWGLSRGTGSPNSDAMRIAVTLPQGGEFAFVLFTAAVSNALLDYQTANLLNAIVILTMLLTPVACLGLDKLAARAKAKGVENPSIETFEEATPTVLVVGFGRFGMVAAQILTSEGLEITAIDNRPDRIDYARKQGYKVYYGDATRADVLSAAGAGKAALIAMCIENDKVMGKAIDLIRKDFPEVLIFCRATDRAHALDLTKRGVDFQIRETFESSVVFGRAALEALGTPLDRIDQIEEDVRHRDEERLAMQLTEGMYAGMDRLHKVTPRKTVSDEHDEPAE, via the coding sequence ATGGCCAGCGAGGCAGCACCTCCGTTTTTTGCTGAATCTATCGTGTTTCTGGCTGCGACAGTTGTAGCCGTTCCGATTGCAAAACGGCTGGGACTGGGTTCGGTGGTTGGCTACCTGGCCGCCGGTGCAGCGATCGGGCCGCATGGACTTCAACTTCTGGGTTCTGGAGAAGACGTTCTTCATGTGGCCGAGCTCGGCGTTGTCTTGCTGCTCTTTGTCATCGGCCTGGAACTCGACCCTCAAAAACTCTGGCGAATGAAGCGCGACATTTTCGGCCTCGGATCCGCCCAGGTGATGCTCACCGGCCTGACCTTGTTGGGCGTTGGTCTGATTTCGGGGGTCTCGTTCTCCACTTCCCTTGTCGCAGGATTTGGATTGGCGCTGTCTTCAACAGCCTTTGCTTTGCAAATCCTGCAGGAGCGTGGACAATTATCATCAAGCTATGGCCAACGAGCTTTCGGCATCCTGCTCATGCAGGACATTGCGATCGTCCCTCTTTTGGCAATGGTGGCCATATTGGCGCCGGGCGAGGGGCCATCGACGGCAGCCCAGATATTCAGGGAGATCATTCTCGTTCTGGCTGCCGTGGCCGCGGTTATTCTCACCGGCCGGTATCTGATCTCACCGATATTCCTGTTTCTCGCAGCCAGCCGCGCGCGCGAAGTCATGTTGACGGCTGCGCTTCTGGTTGCCCTGGGCAGTGCGGGGATCATGCATACCGTTGGCCTGTCTATGGCGCTCGGTGCATTTCTGGCAGGTGTGCTTCTTGCCGAATCAAGTTTCAGGCACACACTGGAAGCTGATATTGAGCCGTTCCGTTCATTGCTGATGGGATTGTTCTTCGTGGCGGTCGGTATGTCGCTCGACGTTTATCTTGTCATGGAGAATTGGGTCATCTTGGCCGTTGGGGTCCTACTCGTCATGGGCATCAAGGGCTTGTTCCTCTGGGGTCTGTCCCGAGGCACCGGATCACCAAACTCCGATGCAATGCGCATAGCTGTGACGTTGCCCCAGGGTGGTGAATTTGCTTTCGTTCTCTTCACAGCTGCCGTCAGCAACGCCCTTCTGGACTATCAAACGGCAAACCTTCTGAATGCCATCGTGATCCTGACGATGCTGCTCACGCCAGTTGCCTGTCTAGGTCTCGACAAACTTGCGGCCCGAGCCAAGGCGAAGGGTGTTGAAAACCCGTCAATTGAAACCTTCGAGGAGGCCACACCGACGGTTCTCGTTGTCGGTTTTGGCCGATTTGGGATGGTTGCCGCTCAGATCCTAACATCCGAAGGTCTTGAGATTACAGCGATCGACAATCGGCCCGACCGTATCGATTACGCCCGCAAGCAGGGCTACAAAGTCTATTACGGAGATGCGACACGTGCAGACGTCTTGAGTGCTGCTGGCGCCGGCAAGGCCGCGTTGATTGCCATGTGCATTGAAAACGACAAGGTGATGGGCAAGGCAATCGATCTTATTCGGAAAGACTTCCCTGAAGTCCTGATTTTCTGTCGCGCGACCGACCGTGCACATGCTCTGGATCTTACAAAACGCGGCGTCGACTTTCAGATCCGTGAAACCTTCGAGTCGAGTGTCGTGTTCGGCAGAGCGGCTCTGGAAGCGCTCGGAACACCTCTCGATCGGATTGATCAGATCGAGGAAGATGTGCGGCACCGGGATGAAGAACGGCTGGCCATGCAGCTGACGGAAGGCATGTATGCCGGGATGGACCGTCTGCATAAGGTCACCCCGCGAAAAACTGTCTCTGACGAACACGACGAACCGGCAGAATAG
- a CDS encoding HAD-IA family hydrolase, with protein MPGVVFVVFDMDEVLYDYRHQTRLDLLEQLTGRPAAEIDAAVWGGPHEEAAEAGQPGTAEAYLAQYGQLLGYPIDFDTWCDVRRRMMRPRPDVLSLVKRITAKADTALLTNNGMMLKAALPVCAPDAFEIFGSKAHVSAEFRLRKPDPRIYRAICEKYGYEPGRCVFVDDKLENVSGAEEAGLIGHHYSSCRALEAFLLDHKLI; from the coding sequence GTGCCGGGCGTCGTATTCGTTGTCTTCGACATGGATGAGGTTCTCTATGACTATCGTCATCAAACGCGGCTTGATTTACTCGAGCAGTTAACCGGGAGGCCGGCTGCTGAAATCGATGCGGCGGTCTGGGGTGGACCTCACGAAGAAGCCGCAGAGGCTGGTCAACCGGGAACCGCCGAAGCCTATTTGGCACAATATGGCCAATTGCTCGGTTATCCGATCGACTTTGACACCTGGTGCGATGTCCGGCGTCGGATGATGCGGCCGAGACCGGATGTGCTTTCGTTGGTAAAACGGATCACCGCCAAAGCCGACACCGCGCTTTTGACGAACAATGGAATGATGCTGAAAGCGGCGCTTCCCGTTTGTGCACCCGACGCGTTCGAAATCTTCGGCAGCAAAGCCCACGTTTCTGCAGAATTCAGACTGCGAAAGCCTGATCCGCGGATCTACCGGGCCATTTGTGAAAAATATGGCTACGAACCGGGCCGCTGCGTCTTTGTTGACGACAAGTTGGAAAACGTTTCCGGGGCTGAAGAGGCCGGCCTCATCGGACACCATTATTCATCGTGTAGGGCGCTGGAGGCTTTTCTCTTGGACCACAAGTTGATCTGA
- the tldD gene encoding metalloprotease TldD translates to MTISTADLIESSGLGLETAKRLTKDALDGADDGELFVEYRQTEGLVFDNGRLKGANYDTAQGFGLRAVAGEAAGYAHAGDISEGALKRAVDAVSAVKKGYSGSYAAAPARTNVSLYSDANPLGGPSFEDKVKLLQEIDAYARSVDPRVRQVTASLAGSWQVVEILRADGHLVRDVRPMVRLSISVVAGNDDRQESGSFGCGGREGFDRFITTENWQGGVDEALRQALVNLEAVPAPAGTLDVVLGPGWPGILLHEAVGHGLEGDFNRKKTSAFAGLMGERVASPGVTIVDDGTIPDRRGSLSVDDEGTPASRTVLIEDGILKGYMQDRQNARLMGMEPTGNGRRQSYAHIPMPRMTNTVMMAGDKDPEEILSSVKDGIYAVSFGGGQVDITSGKFVFSCTEAYRVENGKVGAPLKGAMLIGNGPDALTRVSMIGNDMKLDPGMGTCGKQGQGVPVGVGQPSMRINEMTVGGTAV, encoded by the coding sequence ATGACCATTTCCACGGCAGATCTCATTGAATCGTCAGGTCTTGGGCTGGAAACAGCAAAACGCCTCACCAAGGACGCCTTGGACGGGGCGGATGACGGTGAGCTGTTTGTGGAATACCGGCAGACGGAAGGGCTGGTGTTCGACAACGGCCGCCTCAAGGGAGCCAATTATGATACGGCTCAGGGGTTCGGCCTCAGAGCTGTTGCCGGAGAAGCGGCGGGATATGCCCATGCTGGAGACATATCCGAAGGCGCGTTAAAACGTGCGGTCGACGCGGTAAGTGCCGTCAAAAAGGGGTATTCAGGCAGCTATGCTGCGGCGCCAGCAAGAACAAATGTGTCGCTTTATTCTGACGCCAACCCGCTTGGTGGCCCGAGCTTTGAAGACAAGGTCAAGCTGCTGCAGGAAATAGACGCATACGCGCGATCCGTGGACCCGCGCGTGCGCCAGGTGACAGCATCGCTTGCCGGGTCCTGGCAGGTTGTTGAGATCCTGCGGGCCGATGGTCATCTTGTCCGCGATGTCCGCCCGATGGTGCGTTTGAGCATATCCGTTGTCGCGGGAAATGACGACCGACAGGAAAGCGGCTCGTTTGGATGCGGCGGCCGCGAAGGTTTCGACCGGTTTATCACGACGGAAAACTGGCAGGGTGGCGTGGACGAAGCCTTGCGCCAGGCCCTGGTGAACCTGGAGGCTGTACCGGCACCGGCAGGCACGCTCGATGTCGTGCTTGGTCCGGGTTGGCCGGGTATTTTGCTCCACGAGGCCGTCGGTCATGGTTTGGAAGGTGATTTCAACCGAAAGAAAACGTCGGCGTTTGCCGGGCTCATGGGCGAAAGGGTTGCGTCTCCCGGTGTCACGATCGTCGATGACGGCACCATACCGGACCGCCGCGGTTCGTTGAGCGTGGACGACGAGGGAACGCCTGCCAGCCGTACTGTTCTGATCGAAGACGGCATCTTGAAGGGTTACATGCAAGACCGTCAGAATGCACGGTTGATGGGAATGGAACCCACAGGCAACGGCCGGCGTCAGTCTTACGCCCATATTCCAATGCCGCGTATGACCAACACAGTGATGATGGCTGGCGACAAGGACCCGGAAGAGATCCTGAGTTCTGTGAAGGATGGTATCTACGCAGTCTCGTTCGGCGGTGGTCAGGTAGATATCACGTCAGGCAAATTCGTCTTTTCCTGTACAGAGGCTTACCGGGTCGAAAACGGCAAGGTCGGCGCACCTCTGAAAGGGGCAATGCTGATCGGCAACGGCCCGGACGCGCTGACACGCGTTTCCATGATCGGCAATGACATGAAACTTGATCCGGGCATGGGCACTTGCGGAAAGCAAGGGCAAGGCGTACCGGTCGGTGTTGGCCAGCCATCTATGCGCATCAATGAAATGACGGTCGGTGGAACAGCAGTCTGA
- a CDS encoding DUF2093 domain-containing protein, which yields MMNRYENPRIPSEARVRYLDGDYQVETPGTFVRCAVTGTAIPLDELKYWSVDRQEAYVDAKASMKRYLETR from the coding sequence ATGATGAACCGTTACGAAAATCCGCGCATTCCAAGCGAGGCCCGCGTCCGATACCTGGATGGCGACTACCAAGTGGAAACACCCGGCACATTCGTGCGATGCGCTGTGACCGGTACGGCAATTCCGCTTGATGAGTTGAAATACTGGTCCGTAGACCGGCAGGAAGCCTATGTAGATGCCAAAGCTTCCATGAAACGGTATCTGGAAACGCGCTAG